The genome window ATACACCCTGGCGCATGTAAAGATCATCTGGTGTTTCTATCTCTGCAAGCCATGCATAGTCCTCTTCTTTTCCACTTATCTCAGCTTCATTTCCAGTTGCTGCAGCGAAGTTATAGTCAACAACTCACTCAGataattatttgtttatatgGAAAACGATACTAAGTCACACGTAACTTTTGAAGGGTTTCAAGTTACAAACACAGGATTGCagaaaattaaacaaacaatgaaaaaaaaaagaaaaagaggaattACTTACAGAAGCTGGAATAAGGGTAGTCATGGTAGTAAGTACATTTCCTGCCAGAAGCTTCTTGGTAAGGAGGTGCAAGAACGTCAAGCACAGCACAAGGAGTGATTGCAGTGAAATAATGCAGATTCCCCCCACTCTTAGGATATAGAATCGAGGTCCCAACTGGTGCTGTTAGAACTTTATCCACAGCCAACTTTGCCAATCTTACTGCCAAAGAAAGGGGGAATTTCATCATTACTTGTTTGGACAGTTTAGATTTCTCATATAGACACCAAGACAAACACATACGAGCTACTCTGATGCCTGCCAAAACTATCAATTAATCCAGTTCCAAGGAAGTACATTGATGATCCCCACCCCATTGTGATGGGATCTAAGTCCAGTACAATCAATACCCAACCGGTTGCCAATCACACCGAAACACGTTGGTCGGAACATTCATGATGGAAATGTCCAAATACTTAAGATTCTCTGTGATTGTCAACAGGTCAACAATTGCAATGACTGTAGAGGAACCAACCCCACAGTGATGAAGCCAGCACCTGGGATGCAAGTGCCCAACCTATGAGCAAAGAATAGAAGGTGGCTGTGATTTTATTAGTATGAGACTTGACCACAAGAGTGTTAAACCATTCAGCTTATCAGCCAGTAGTTCAAGTTTTTAGTGCCAATGTTTTGGGCAGTCCTGGTTAAGAACGGAAATTATTTGAagctatattttctttcaaaatagcATAAACTGTGATCATGATTTTATCTTCTCTTTCATTAAACTAGATCAAACTTTGGAGGTTTCTATCATATtacctttctaatttttaattatttgaccATTTGCATAACATATTTATGGTCATCTTCTTAGTTCAGTCCATGAAGCGGACCTTTTATGGGTTGATCAAGCAATGATTTTACCGGTGTCTACTTGAAATGGAGTACCCTAGACCAGATGACAGCCAACTAGATGACAGCTATAATTTAATATAGTACATTCACATGGAGCTAAGAGATATCAGTTTCATCTTGTCTTGAACCAAATTCAATTTGAAAACAATGGTCACAAAAATACTGGCAGCGAAAATGATAATAAGGAAATCTCATTCATGTTTTTGGAGTACCTAGAAATCACTGCCAAGATTAATGAGGGGACTGAAGAAAAAGAGCAAGATTTTATGGTTTTTCACATTTAGCTGACTCCAATTCCTCTAAGAAGGATGCAGGATTAGAACCATGAATTAGAATTATTTCATGTTCAATAATTTCCAGAAACTAGGATAGGATCCTGACAGTAAATGATGAGATCTATCAGAAGAATTATTGACTAACTCAAGCTATAATTGCCTTCTTTTTGAGGCCAAGAAATGCTGTGTCATAATTCATGACttcaaaaaaagttttaaaatcaaacCTGTAAAGTAACCTGGTCCCTTGCCTTTCTGGATGCGGGCAGGCTCAACCCAATCATAAGCTTTCACATGCAAGGAGCCATATAGAACTTTGCTCAAAACAGTCATCCCAGGATGGTCATGAAGTGGAATAACTGAAGAAGTAGGAAAGCAGAATATGCACATCTGCATAAAGCCATTTGCTAGATTCACAACTCCACATAAAGTCATTTACATAAATGGCTGGTCAAAAATGCTGTAAAAAGGACCTCCACCACATAAGTGAAAACCTCCAGTTTTCCAAAACGAGTTTCTGGGACCAAAAATTTTCCAAGATCAAGTTTTTAGAAAGAGTCTAACTTATATCAAGTAAGGtgatgtatttaaaaattgcaAAAATTTGATAATGCTAGTATGATGGACTCCATTTCACAACACATTACTTTCATCATGATAAACAATAATGGGGTGCTTAGATGCCCCATGAATATTGAGCTGGTCCTTGTGTTTTACAGAGCAACAGGAATGGATTCATTTGAGTTCATTGTGTTTTCTTCTAGTAGGTCTAATGAGTCCATTTATTTTTCCTAGTACTCCTTTAGATATGGGCTTTTTAAGATTTCACTAGATCATTTTGTCTCAAACTTTTCATCATTGTTTGGGGAAAAGGGTCTGTTTTCTACAATGACCATGCCAGggggataattttttattttccccttttcttaactggcaaataaaagtaaatatattaaaaatcacCCAACAAAAGTGGGTGCAACTAGGAAAAGAAACAGCATACAAAGTGCAgtacaaaatgaagaaaagaaaataaagtgcACAAGGCCCAAAATGGCCAAATCCATTTTCAAAAGTGCATGTTCCTATATGTATGCAACGCTCTTCCTAAGTGCTTCCAGCTTTCCAGGAACTATGAGAAGAACAAACATGAGCTCTCAAATAACCCAAAGGAATGTATCCAATAGGCATCTGGAAAAGGTAAAACTGATTTAAATGAGTTAGGTTTGTTccttgaaaattattataacacTCATGGAAGCTTTAGCACAGGTTGAAGAACCTAGATGACAAGAGGACAACACAGGAGTAGATTAGTGAAAACTAAAATCAGTCCAAAAAG of Vitis vinifera cultivar Pinot Noir 40024 chromosome 17, ASM3070453v1 contains these proteins:
- the LOC100261112 gene encoding plant cysteine oxidase 3, with translation MAKKSTSIQALYDLCKKTFSPSGTPPPSQAIHKLSSLLDTIGPADVGLREDNPEDDRGHGIFGLNGFNRIARWAQPITYLDIFECNSFTMCIFCFPTSSVIPLHDHPGMTVLSKVLYGSLHVKAYDWVEPARIQKGKGPGYFTVRLAKLAVDKVLTAPVGTSILYPKSGGNLHYFTAITPCAVLDVLAPPYQEASGRKCTYYHDYPYSSFSTGNEAEISGKEEDYAWLAEIETPDDLYMRQGVYAGPAIQV